CTTGTGCCCACAGGTCCCCAGATGTGCTGAAAGACTTTGCCCCGGGTTCACAGCTGCCCGTCCTGCTGTATGACGGCGACGCCAAAACGGACACGCTGCAGACTGAGGAGTTTCTGGAGGAGACGCTGGGCCCCCCAGAGTGAGGGCCCGGTGCggtgggaggggcaagatggggcCCTCAGGCAGGACCCCCAGGACAGAGCCCGGGGCCCCGCAGGGGGCAGCAAGGGTCTGACCCAAAACCCCTCCACCCTCAGATTCCCCAGCCTAGAGCCCAGATACAGGGAGTCCACCGCGGCGGGCAATGACGTCTTTCACAAATTCTCCGCCTTCATCAAAAACCCGGTGCCCGCGCTGGACAATGATGAGGAGGGTCCGGAGACACGGCGAGGCTGGGGGGAGTGGCGCCCCCGGCCGGCTCCTCACCgcgctccccgcccccagccctgtaCCAGCATCTGCTGTGCGCCCTCGCCAAGCTGGACAGCTACCTGCGCGCGCCCCTGGAGCACGAGCTGGCGCGGGAGCTGCAGCTGCGCGAGTCACGCCACCGCTTTGTGGACGGCGACCAGCTCACGCTGGCCGATTGCAGGCTGCTGCCCAAGCTGCACATCGTGAACGGGAGCGCCGGGCCGGGGGGGCAAGGTGGGGCGGGGCGGACCCTCGAGGAGACCCCGACCGCGCCCCTCGCCCGCAGACGGTGTGCGCGCACTTCCGCCAGGCGCCCATCCCCTCTGGGCTGCGCGGCGTCCGCTGCTACCCGGACAACGCCCTGCAGGAGAAAGAGTTCAACTACACGTGTCCACACAGCGCCGAGATCCTGGCGGCCTACCGGCCCGCCGTGCGCCCCCGCTAGCGCGCCCGCCTTCCCCGCCACCCACCTGCTCCTCTGCAGCCCCAGAAAGGCATCTCTGCCTCAGTGAGCGGGTACGGACATATGAGGACCAGAAGCCCCGCAATTTCTGCCACCCCCAAACTCCCACCGTGAGACGCTCAGCTCCAGATGACAGCCAGGAAGGACCGGCAGAGAACCCAGTGGGCGGCGCGCGGTCCATACCCCCACTTCTCAGGGATGGTGGGACTGGATTGGGCTCCCAAACCAGTCAGGCCAGGGTGGGGCGGCAGGatggctggggagggtggggaacaGAGCCCCGTCTGGGCAACTCGGGTCTCCAGGCTGGAGGGCGGGCCCACATTCCTCAGCTCTGCCCCAGGTGGCAGGCAGGCCACCCCCATCTCCCTGGTCATCACGTGGGTTTGCATCAGGGAGGCGTGTGCCCGGAGGGACAAGAGCAGAGTTCTAGCCTCTTagagccccagccccacctcacaCAACCTTCTTGGCTCCTGGGCTGGCCAGGCAGGGACAgctgggcaggtggggagagCCGGGCAGCTCCACCATGGAGCGCAGAGCCTGATGCGGCCCCACGCCCAGACCGCAGGCCTGGCAATCCCCGAACCCTCTCCTGGAGCCAGCCCCCAGGAACCAGAGCCTGGCCCTGACCTCTGTGACCTCCGCCAGATGAAGATGTTTATTTgatggggaaggggctggaggagcAGGCCTGTTCCTGCCTGGCAGCCCGATGGGCAGGTGCCAGTGGGAGGGTCCCAagggctgcccctcccctggcAAGCAGCCTCCCGACGGTCACACGTTTTGCTGCACCTTCAGGGGTCGTCGAAGTCTACACCACCAGCTGGTTTCTTgctgggagagaagagggaatgaCACCATGGGGGTGTGGGCGGGCGGGCAGGGTCCAGGGATGGACCCtgggcacaagagggagggggagtgggTGGGCACCTCTTGAAGCCAGGGTTGATGAGAGACTCTCCCGGACACCGCCTCTTGACCCCAGGTCTAGGGCCAGCTCTCTGAGGATCCGGG
This region of Delphinus delphis chromosome 6, mDelDel1.2, whole genome shotgun sequence genomic DNA includes:
- the CLIC3 gene encoding LOW QUALITY PROTEIN: chloride intracellular channel protein 3 (The sequence of the model RefSeq protein was modified relative to this genomic sequence to represent the inferred CDS: inserted 2 bases in 1 codon), yielding MAETAKPGCLSSGRPRGSWVCSLLRRPSTPPIQASEDSESVGHRPSCXRVPTILLLKGVSFTLATVDPAGEPLPREPLAGSGPPCASRWHPALCQPLAPCLVPAAGTLPCAHRSPDVLKDFAPGSQLPVLLYDGDAKTDTLQTEEFLEETLGPPEFPSLEPRYRESTAAGNDVFHKFSAFIKNPVPALDNDEEALYQHLLCALAKLDSYLRAPLEHELARELQLRESRHRFVDGDQLTLADCRLLPKLHIVNGSTVCAHFRQAPIPSGLRGVRCYPDNALQEKEFNYTCPHSAEILAAYRPAVRPR